One region of Salvia miltiorrhiza cultivar Shanhuang (shh) chromosome 3, IMPLAD_Smil_shh, whole genome shotgun sequence genomic DNA includes:
- the LOC131014333 gene encoding uncharacterized protein LOC131014333 has protein sequence MPHESGTNWKNLTEGMRDFYFDEFEKAFCWDKTQHTRHVIKKAWVKSARVAYKDYISNCKKVLLIHKKKIEYLQPNIEAAWRAYWALPATQARSAQASRNRRSEPGGPGTGMAIHHGGSRSALDHAEHLARESNISFDEATWATFRRMHYKNGQYTAGRPAQHGLEVERRLAELRQTQEDVTPVDVERIFREVVAPDSRGRIMGLGMMMSRAITESGDSSSTHSTSTSQFPFPVASRDELITLREELSSTQRELEVRRASEEAQSKAIQEMQAQIALLMRGYHAQSPSDASDGTHPDL, from the exons ATGCCACATGAAAGTGGCACCAATTGGAAGAATTTGACTGAGGGGATGAgggatttttattttgatgagtTTGAG AAAGCATTTTGTTGGGATAAAACGCAACATACCAGGCATGTTATTAAGAAAGCGTGGGTTAAGTCAGCTCGAGTGGCGTACAAGGATTACATCAGCAATTGCAAGAAGGTCCTGTTGATACATAAGAAGAAGATTGAATATCTTCAGCCTAACATTGAGGCAGCTTGGAGGGCTTATTGGGCTTTGCCTGCTACTCAGGCAAGGTCTGCTCAGGCGTCCAGGAATCGCCGCTCAGAGCCAGGCGGTCCGGGTACAGGGATGGCTATCCATCATGGAGGGTCGCGCAGTGCTTTAGATCATGCTGAGCATCTG GCTCGGGAGAGCAATATTTCTTTTGACGAGGCTACTTGGGCGACTTTTCGACGGATGCATTATAAGAATGGACAGTATACCGCTGGACGACCTGCGCAGCACGGG TTGGAGGTCGAGAGGCGATTGGCAGAGCTTCGCCAAACACAGGAAGACGTCACGCCCGTAGATGTAGAGCGCATCTTCCGAGAGGTCGTCGCTCCTGATTCGAGGGGGCGCATCATGGGATTAGGCATGATGATGTCTAGGGCGATTACTGAGAGCGGCGATTCGTCGAGCACGCACTCCACTAGCACCTCCCAGTTTCCTTTCCCTGTTGCCTCGAGAGATGAGCTCATTACATTGAGGGAGGAGCTGAGCTCCACACAGAGGGAGCTAGAGGTCAGGAGAGCGAGCGAGGAGGCTCAGAGCAAGGCTATACAGGAGATGCAAGCCCAGATCGCCCTCCTCATGCGAGGATATCATGCACAGTCCCCCTCCGACGCCTCTGATGGGACCCACCCGGACCTCTGA